Below is a window of Saccharomonospora viridis DSM 43017 DNA.
CGGGAGGCCGAACGGTTGCTCGCGCGCATGGCGGAGTCCGACTACGTGGACGGGCATCCGCTGTTCGCGGGGGCCGTGGGCCTGCTGGCACACGACGGGAAGGTCGTCGACACCTTCGCCGTGGGCAGCGCCGTGCGGTACGCCGACGGGGAAGGCGTCGAACTCCCCGCCGACGAGCGGGTACCCATGCGTGAGGACACCATCTTCGACATCGCGTCGGTGACGAAGCTGTTCACCTCGATCGCGGTGATGCAGCTGGTGGAACGCGGCGAGGTGGTCCTCGACCGGCCGGTGGCGGCCTATCTTCCGGAGTTCGGGGTGAACGGCAAGCAGGACATCACCGTCCGGCAATTGCTCACCCACACCTCGGGCTTGGAGCCGGGGCTGTTCCTGTGGCGGGACTGGCCCGACAAGCAGTCCCGTATCAACGCTGTGCTGGAGGTCGCGCCGCAGCACGAACCCGGCACCACCTACACCTACTCCGACCTCAACCTCATCACGCTCGGTGTGCTGGTGGAGCGGGTGACGGGCGATGAGCTGGACGAGGTGATCGCCGAACGGATCACCGAGCCGCTCGGCATGAAGGACACGGAGTTCAACCCTCCCGCGGAGAAGCTCGATCGGATCGCCGCCACCGAATTCCAGGAGCAACCGGCGCGCGGTCTGGTCCGGGGCGAGGTACACGACGAGAACGCCTGGTCGTTGGGCGGGGTGGCCGGCCACGCGGGATTGTTCTCCACGGCGCGGGATCTGAGTGTGCTCGGGCAGGCGTTGTTGAACGGCGGCACCTACGCCGGGGAACGCATCCTCCGTCCGAGCACCGTGTTGCAGCTGTTCACGAACTACAACAGCGAGTTCCCCGACAACTCGCACGGACTCGGTTTCGAACTCGACCAGATCTGGTATATGGGCGGGCTCACCTCCCCGTCCACGGCGGGCCACACGGGTTACACGGGCACGTCGTTCGTGGTCGACCGGCAGTCGCGCTCGATAGCCGTCCTGCTGACCAACCGGGTGCATCCGTCGCGTTCGTGGGGCTCGATCAACCCCGCACGGCAGGCGTGGGCCACCGGACTCGCCCGGGCTCTCGCCGTCGAGCCGAAGCACGGTCGACGCGCATGGTCGTCCTTCGTCGGCGACGACTCCACCGCGACGCTCACCACCCCGCGACTCGCCCCGCGGGGGCGCGGAGTCACGGTCACGTTCGACGCCTTCGTCAACACCGAACCGAGTGACGTCCTGACGCTGGAGGCCAGCGTCGATCACGGCCGGACGTGGACGACCGTGCCCCTGCGCGCCAGGGGTGAGGGAGCGCCCCGCGGGACGGTGGAGGGCCTTTCAGGAACCGATCATCGTGCGTGGTGGTCCGTGCGCGCCACGATGCCGGCGACCGACGCCGTCACTCTTCGTTGGCGATTCACGACGGACGGGAACTACACCGCGCGAGGGGTCGTCGTCGACGGCATCCGGGTCAACGACGCGCGGGGGACCCTGTTGGACGGGGAACGCCAGCCACAGCGATTCGACGCGCAGGGGTTTGTCCTGACCGGCCGCTGATAGTTGTCAACTCGTTAACCGGTTCGGGCTAACGCTAACGTCTTAATCAGCGACTTTCCGGGCAACCAGACAATCGCCACCCGTCGCGCGCCCGCTCGGGTTGCGATCACTCCGGAAGGTGCGAGTAACCTTGTCACAAATGCCTGGTGTTAGTAACTTTCCCACTGAAGAGCTCGACGTGGAGCAACCAACGAACGAAACCGCCACGGTGTCCGAGCCCTCCGAATCGCCCGAGTCGACGACACGGTCCGAACCGGTCGACTCGTCCAAACCGGCGGGGTCGGAGGCAAGCCCCCTCGTGCGCATCCGCTCGTTGCTCCCGGGTCTTGCCCGCGCGGAACAACGGGTCGCCAAAGTCGTGCTGGAAGACCCCTCCTCGGTCGCGCGTCGCAGCATCACCGAGGTCGCCATGGCCGCCAAGACCAGCGAAACCACCGTCACCAGGTTCTGCAAGGCCATCGGCGTCGGCGGCTATCCGCAGCTTCGCATCGCACTCGCCGCCGACACGGCGCGTACCGAGGCCAAATCCTCCCGGGATCTGGGTGGCGACATCACGGCCGACGACGATCTGGCCTCGGTCGTGAGCAAGGTCAGTTTCGCCGACGCCCGGGCCGTCGAGGAGACCGCCGAACAGCTCGACATCGCCGAACTCACGCGCGTCACCGAACTGCTCGCCGAAGCGACCCGGGTCGACGTCTACGGCGTGGGCGCCAGCGCGTTCGTCGCCGCCGATCTGCAACAGAAGCTGCACCGCATCGGCCGGGTCTCGTTCGCCTGGTCCGACACGCACATCATGCTGACCTCGGCGGCCGTGCTCTCCGAAGGCGACGTCGCGGTGGCGATCTCCCACTCCGGCGCCACCACCGACACGGTGGAGGCTCTACGAGTGGCCAAGGAACACGGGGCCACCACCGTGGCGATCACCAACTTCCCGAGGTCGCCGATCGCCTCCGTCGCCGATCACGTACTCACCACGGCGGCACGGGAGACGACGTTCCGTTCCGGCGCCACAGCCAGCCGCATCGCACAGCTCACCGTGATCGATTGCCTGTTCATCGGCGTGGCGCAGCGACGCATGGACGAATCGATGGCGGCGCTGGAAGCCACCCGCGAGGCCGTCAACGGGCATCGACTCGGCATCCGTCCGGACGGAAGGCGGCGAACCCTACAGGACCGGTAAGTCAGTCGGGCGCTCAACGGTGCGCGTTCGCCAGTCGAGGAACAGTGAGGACCAGATGACCGTTTCACCGCAGGTCGTGCACGTCGAGTCGCCCACCGAGCGACGCAACCCGAATACGACTGACATCGACCGGATGTCGACCGCCGACATCCTCGCCGCCATCAACGCCGAGGACCAGACCGTCCCCGAGGCGGTTCGGCGGGCGTTGCCGGAGTTGGTGAAAGCGGTCGACGCGGCCACGGAGGCCTTACGCGGCGGGCATCGGGTCCACTACGTGGGCGCGGGCACCTCGGGGCGGCTGGCGGTGCTCGACGCCGCCGAACTGGTGCCCACGTACAACGTGCCGGACGACTGGTTCGTCGCGCACCACGCGGGCGGTCAACAAGCGCTGCGGAGCGCGGTGGAGAACGCCGAGGACGACGCCGAGGCCGGCGCCGCCGAATTGCGGGCGAGTGTGTCGCCCGGGGATTTCGTGCTGGGGCTGACGGCCTCGGGACGCACCCCGTTCGTGATCGGTGCGTTGGAGGGTGCAAAACAGAGCGGCGCCACCACCGCGCTCGTGTCGTGCAACCCGGAAGCGTCCGTGCCCGACAGCGTGGACGTACTGATCACCATGGACACCGGTCCGGAGGTCATCGCGGGTTCCACGCGGATGAAAGCCGGTACGGCACAGAAGTTGCTGCTCACCGCGTTCTCCACCGCCACGATGATCAAGCTGGGGCGGACGTACTCCAATCTGATGGTCAGCGTGCGTGCGACCAACGCCAAGCTGCGAGGCCGCACCGTCCGCATCCTTCGCGAGGCCACGGGGTTGAGCGACCAGGACTGCAACGAGGCGCTCACCCGGGCCGACGGTGACCTGAAAGTCGCGCTCGTGCAATTGCTCGCCGACGTCGACGTCACCGACGCCGTCGCGGCGCTCGAGGCCACGGGCGGGCACGTCCGAGCCGCGCTCGACGCGGTGCGGCCGACGGTGCCCTGACGGTATCGCCGGATGTCGTCGAACGGGTGCCGGCGCGAGAACACCGCTTCTCATCCGCCGACGCGACGGGGGACTCACGCACCCGTCGCGTCGGCGATCCCCTTCGCTTCGCGAGCACCCGTCTCGAAGGCCTCACAGCAGAACAGCAACCACTGGCGCACACCGTCGGGCTCACCGGAAGCGAACGCCTGTGCCGCCTCCTCATACCGACGCTGCCTGCGGAAGAACGCGACCTCGGGCACCGTGAGGGCCTTCGGGTCCAGCCCCGTGGCGATCATCGAGAGACGGGCCGCGGCGCGCGCGAGCACACCGTCCGCCGATCCGAACGGGCGCAACGTCAGCAGCTCCCCGTGCACGACGGCCGTCAACACCGGTCCGGGCACGCTGGTGGCCCCCGTGACGAGCTGTGCGAGCAACTCCAGGCGCGGCGCCACCCCGTCGGCCGGTCGGGGCCTACCGAGCGCGTCGGCGTCGTCGGTCAGGTCCGCCGCGGCGAGGACGTGCATCCTCGCCAGCACCTGCAAAGGCGCCCGCCGCCACGTCGGCAGCAGTGATTCGGTGGCCTTGGCCACCCGCAGCGAACCCGCGAGCACGGGGTCGGCCACAACGCCGTCGTCGGGCAGGTCGGGGTCGGCACCGTCGAGTGCTGCGGACGCCCTGGCCGCACGCACCGACGCTTCCGCGGCGGTGGCCGAACCGCCCCGCAGGTTGGCGGGTAACCGGTGTACGGCGAACACGGCGTCCTGGGCGCTCTTCGCGGCCTCGGCGACACCGCCGAGTTCCATCAGCGGTGCGAGTGGGTCGCTCATGCACGCGAGCATAGGCAGCGCTCATCTACCGTTCGTCAGCCACTCGTCCCTCGATGCTTGTCGGCCGTCGCGCACTGGCTACACCTAGCTGCCATGGGGTACTAACGTCGCTACCGGCGCCGCGGGCGTAGAGCCAGAAATTCGCATTTCAGGAGGCACCATGACAAAGCAGTCACCGGCACTCGACAACCTGCTGACCGAGAGCCGAACCTTCCCTCCGAGCGAGGAGTTCGCGGCGAAGGCCAACGCGACCGAACAATGGTACGCCGACGCGGAGGCCGATCCGGAGGCGTTCTGGGAGCGCCAGGCCGAACGTCTGCACTGGCAGACCAAGTGGTCGCAAGTGCTGGACTGGTCGAACGCCCCGTTCGCCAAGTGGTTCGTGGGCGGCAAGTTGAACGTCGCCTACAACTGTGTCGACCGGCACGTCGAGAACGGGCACGGCGACCAGGTGGCGATCCATTGGGTCGGCGAGCCCGGCGACACCCGGGACATCACCTACGCCGAACTGCACCGCGAAGTCTGCAAGGCGGCGAACGCGCTGCTCTCCCTGGGAGTGACCGCGAACGATCGGGTGGCCATCCAACTGCCGATGATCCCCGAGGCGATCGTGTCGATGCTCGCGTGCGCCCGGATCGGCGCCCTGCACAGCGTCGTCTTCGGTGGGTTCTCCTCCTCCGCGCTGCGGTCACGTGTGGACGACGCCGAGGCCAAGGTCGTGATCACGTCCGACGGTCAGTACCGGCGGGGCAAGGCCATGCCGATGAAGGCGAACGTGGACGAGGCGTTGGACGGCGCCGACACGGTGGAGAAGGTCATCGTGGTGCGGCGCGTGGGTGACGACCTCGAGGGTGGAGTGCCGTGGACCGAGGGCCGCGACGTGTGGTGGCACGACCTCGTCGACGCGCAGTCCGACGAACACGAGCCGGAGGCGTTCGACTCCGAACACCCGCTGTTCATCCTGTACACCTCGGGCACCACGGGGAAGCCGAAGGGCATCCTGCACACCTCGGGCGGCTACCTCACCCAGGTCGCGTACAGCCACCACGTCGTGTTCGACCACAAGCCCGGCGAGGACGTGTACTGGTGCACCGCCGACATCGGCTGGATCACCGGGCACTCCTACATCGTGTACGGGCCGCTGGCCAACCGCGCCACGCAGGTGGTGTACGAGGGCACGCCCAACACGCCGCACGAGGGCAGGCACTGGGAGATCGTGCAGAACTACAAGGTCACGATCTACTACACCGCCCCCACTTTGATCCGCACGTTCATGAAGTGGGGCAGCGACATCCCCGCCAAGTACGACCTGTCGTCACTGCGGTTGATCGGCTCCGTGGGTGAACCGATCAACCCCGAGGCCTGGGTGTGGTACCGGAAGCACATCGGTGGTGACCGCTGCCCCATCGTGGACACGTGGTGGCAGACCGAGACCGGCGCGATCATGATCTCGCCGCTGCCGGGTGTCACCCACGCCAAGCCCGGATCGGCGCAGCGTGCGCTCCCGGGTGTCTCCGCGAAGGTCGTGGACAACGACGGCAACGAAGTGCCGAGGAACGGCGGCGGATACCTCGTACTCGACAAACCGTGGCCGGCGATGCTGCGCGGTGTCTGGGGCGACGAACAGCGCTACCGGGACACCTACTGGGCGCAATACGCCGAGCAGGGCTACTACTTCGCCGGTGACGGCGCCAAGTACGACGCCGATGGCGACATCTGGCTGCTCGGCCGGGTGGACGACGTGATGAACGTGTCGGGGCACCGCATCTCGACCACCGAGGTGGAATCGGCGCTGGTGTCGCATCCGACGGTGGCCGAAGCCGCGGTCGTGGGCGCCACCGACCCGACCACCGGGCAGGGCATCGTCGCGTTCGTCATCCTGCGTGGCGGTGTCGCCGAGGACGAGGCCGGTGGGGAGAAGGCCATTCAGGAGCTGCGTGACCACGTGGCGAAGGAGATCGGTCCCATCGCCAAGCCACGGCAGATCATGGTCGTACCCGAGTTGCCCAAGACCAGGTCGGGGAAGATCATGCGGCGGCTGTTGCGCGACGTCGCCGAGAACCGTGAGATCGGTGACGTCACCACCCTGGCGGACAGCTCCGTCATGGACCTGATCTCGAAGGGGATGAAGTCCCGCTCCGGCGACGAGTGACCGGGTCGGCACGGAGACCGGGACGAGAAAACGGCACGAGACTGAGAAGACAGGCGGCCTCCACCCTGCTCGTGGTGGAGGCCGCCTGTTCGGTGTGGAGGTGAACCGTCACTTCGACACCGAAGTGATCCCCCTGATCAGCCGGTCACGTCCAAGTGGCCGGGCTGCGGCACGGGCGTCGGTGCCTTGCCGTCCTCGTCGGGCCTCGAACCGGGGAGGTCGTCGTCGCCGTCGTCATCGCCCCCGTCGTCGGCCGGCGGAGTGGTCGGCTCCTCGGGTTCGGGTTCGGGCTCCGGCTGGGGCTCCGGCTCGGGCTCGGGCTCCGGCTCCGGCTCCCCCGCGTTCTGGGTGCAGGTGGCCGTGGACAGCTCCACGGTCTGCGTGCCGTCGAGCAGGTCCACCGCCAGGGCGCTGACGGTGAGTGAACCGTCGCCGTTGTCGGTCTGCTTGTTCAGCGTGATGCGAGCGATACCCTGCAACGGCTCGGGGATCAGTTCCGTGTTCGGCTTGATCTGGTCGAGGCTGATCTTCCGACCGTCGATCTGCAGGTCGGCGACGGAGACGCGGCCCTGACCGTTGTCACATTCCGCCGTCACGAGGCCGAGGCTGATGATGGGGGCACCCGGAAGCCCCAATTTCACGTCGGCGGTGCTGGCCTTGGCGTAGCCCTCCTCGACGGCCGAGTTGAACACACCGGCGTGCAGGATACGGTCGGAGCCGGGCGGCAGGTCGGTGTGGATGAGGTGGTCCTTACCCTCGCCGACCACGTGCGGCAGCTTGGTGATGTTGATCAGCCCCGACGCCCTGAGCGCGTAGGCGGAGTCCTCCGGCTCGGCGTACGCGGCCGGCGCGAACGCGACACCACCCACGACGAGGGCGGACAGAATGCCTGCGCCGAGAGCGGCTGTTTTCTTCTTCGACAAGTGAGTGCCTTTCTTAGATCGGTAGGGATGGGTCAGCCAGCTGGGTGCGCTGCTGTGCTGTGTGGGAAGCCCCGCTACCTGGTCAGACGATGTTGACGATCGTCC
It encodes the following:
- a CDS encoding serine hydrolase domain-containing protein, translated to MRARTTVSRIAALFAVLLVTGATAMAAGMSGSGRFDRPQQGFAPASTVLEAAAPEDVGLDPKPIREAERLLARMAESDYVDGHPLFAGAVGLLAHDGKVVDTFAVGSAVRYADGEGVELPADERVPMREDTIFDIASVTKLFTSIAVMQLVERGEVVLDRPVAAYLPEFGVNGKQDITVRQLLTHTSGLEPGLFLWRDWPDKQSRINAVLEVAPQHEPGTTYTYSDLNLITLGVLVERVTGDELDEVIAERITEPLGMKDTEFNPPAEKLDRIAATEFQEQPARGLVRGEVHDENAWSLGGVAGHAGLFSTARDLSVLGQALLNGGTYAGERILRPSTVLQLFTNYNSEFPDNSHGLGFELDQIWYMGGLTSPSTAGHTGYTGTSFVVDRQSRSIAVLLTNRVHPSRSWGSINPARQAWATGLARALAVEPKHGRRAWSSFVGDDSTATLTTPRLAPRGRGVTVTFDAFVNTEPSDVLTLEASVDHGRTWTTVPLRARGEGAPRGTVEGLSGTDHRAWWSVRATMPATDAVTLRWRFTTDGNYTARGVVVDGIRVNDARGTLLDGERQPQRFDAQGFVLTGR
- a CDS encoding MurR/RpiR family transcriptional regulator; this translates as MEQPTNETATVSEPSESPESTTRSEPVDSSKPAGSEASPLVRIRSLLPGLARAEQRVAKVVLEDPSSVARRSITEVAMAAKTSETTVTRFCKAIGVGGYPQLRIALAADTARTEAKSSRDLGGDITADDDLASVVSKVSFADARAVEETAEQLDIAELTRVTELLAEATRVDVYGVGASAFVAADLQQKLHRIGRVSFAWSDTHIMLTSAAVLSEGDVAVAISHSGATTDTVEALRVAKEHGATTVAITNFPRSPIASVADHVLTTAARETTFRSGATASRIAQLTVIDCLFIGVAQRRMDESMAALEATREAVNGHRLGIRPDGRRRTLQDR
- the murQ gene encoding N-acetylmuramic acid 6-phosphate etherase, with protein sequence MTVSPQVVHVESPTERRNPNTTDIDRMSTADILAAINAEDQTVPEAVRRALPELVKAVDAATEALRGGHRVHYVGAGTSGRLAVLDAAELVPTYNVPDDWFVAHHAGGQQALRSAVENAEDDAEAGAAELRASVSPGDFVLGLTASGRTPFVIGALEGAKQSGATTALVSCNPEASVPDSVDVLITMDTGPEVIAGSTRMKAGTAQKLLLTAFSTATMIKLGRTYSNLMVSVRATNAKLRGRTVRILREATGLSDQDCNEALTRADGDLKVALVQLLADVDVTDAVAALEATGGHVRAALDAVRPTVP
- the acs gene encoding acetate--CoA ligase, with amino-acid sequence MTKQSPALDNLLTESRTFPPSEEFAAKANATEQWYADAEADPEAFWERQAERLHWQTKWSQVLDWSNAPFAKWFVGGKLNVAYNCVDRHVENGHGDQVAIHWVGEPGDTRDITYAELHREVCKAANALLSLGVTANDRVAIQLPMIPEAIVSMLACARIGALHSVVFGGFSSSALRSRVDDAEAKVVITSDGQYRRGKAMPMKANVDEALDGADTVEKVIVVRRVGDDLEGGVPWTEGRDVWWHDLVDAQSDEHEPEAFDSEHPLFILYTSGTTGKPKGILHTSGGYLTQVAYSHHVVFDHKPGEDVYWCTADIGWITGHSYIVYGPLANRATQVVYEGTPNTPHEGRHWEIVQNYKVTIYYTAPTLIRTFMKWGSDIPAKYDLSSLRLIGSVGEPINPEAWVWYRKHIGGDRCPIVDTWWQTETGAIMISPLPGVTHAKPGSAQRALPGVSAKVVDNDGNEVPRNGGGYLVLDKPWPAMLRGVWGDEQRYRDTYWAQYAEQGYYFAGDGAKYDADGDIWLLGRVDDVMNVSGHRISTTEVESALVSHPTVAEAAVVGATDPTTGQGIVAFVILRGGVAEDEAGGEKAIQELRDHVAKEIGPIAKPRQIMVVPELPKTRSGKIMRRLLRDVAENREIGDVTTLADSSVMDLISKGMKSRSGDE
- a CDS encoding choice-of-anchor P family protein; this encodes MSKKKTAALGAGILSALVVGGVAFAPAAYAEPEDSAYALRASGLINITKLPHVVGEGKDHLIHTDLPPGSDRILHAGVFNSAVEEGYAKASTADVKLGLPGAPIISLGLVTAECDNGQGRVSVADLQIDGRKISLDQIKPNTELIPEPLQGIARITLNKQTDNGDGSLTVSALAVDLLDGTQTVELSTATCTQNAGEPEPEPEPEPEPQPEPEPEPEEPTTPPADDGGDDDGDDDLPGSRPDEDGKAPTPVPQPGHLDVTG